A single region of the Neisseriaceae bacterium genome encodes:
- the rluD gene encoding 23S rRNA pseudouridine(1911/1915/1917) synthase RluD — MNKLPSQNISDDNEIDADSLHYTNILNLTIPNQFAGERIDIALAQLLPQYSRSKLSSWIKKGIITVNNSPSISKHKLIGGEKVKIFCQEDQETSYFRAEKVDFDIVFEDEDLIVIDKPTNLVVHPAAGNWSGTLLNGLLFHDPKLSHIPRAGIVHRLDKDTTGLMVVAKNIITQTNLVKQLQTRQVKRIYRAIVNGIVPYDGKIETLIGRHPHQRTKMAVVPFGGKEAITHVKVLERFEHHSYIECSLETGRTHQIRVHMKEAKHPLVGDPTYGNILLPASPTIKEQIINLHRQALHAYQLSFIHPRTQKNITFKTKLPNDMQQLLAAMRTDYEISLLPDK; from the coding sequence ATGAATAAATTACCTTCCCAAAATATATCGGATGACAACGAAATCGATGCTGATTCATTGCATTATACAAATATTCTTAACCTAACCATCCCTAACCAATTTGCCGGAGAACGAATAGATATCGCTCTTGCCCAATTACTACCCCAATACTCCAGATCCAAACTATCTTCTTGGATAAAAAAGGGCATAATCACAGTCAACAATTCCCCAAGTATATCAAAACATAAACTAATAGGGGGAGAAAAAGTTAAAATTTTTTGTCAAGAAGATCAAGAAACATCTTACTTTAGAGCAGAAAAGGTTGATTTTGATATAGTTTTTGAAGATGAAGATCTTATTGTGATTGATAAACCTACCAATTTGGTTGTTCATCCCGCCGCAGGCAACTGGTCTGGCACTTTATTAAATGGTCTTCTATTTCATGACCCTAAACTATCTCACATCCCAAGAGCTGGTATTGTTCATCGACTAGACAAAGATACCACAGGTCTTATGGTAGTGGCTAAAAACATTATTACCCAAACAAACTTAGTTAAGCAATTACAAACCAGACAAGTGAAACGAATCTATCGTGCTATTGTCAATGGCATTGTACCTTATGATGGGAAAATAGAAACACTCATAGGACGACATCCTCACCAACGAACAAAGATGGCAGTAGTTCCATTTGGTGGGAAAGAAGCAATTACACATGTAAAAGTTCTGGAGAGATTTGAACATCACTCTTACATTGAATGTTCTTTAGAAACAGGCCGCACTCATCAAATTAGAGTACATATGAAAGAAGCAAAACACCCATTAGTTGGTGACCCTACTTACGGTAATATTCTATTACCTGCCAGTCCAACTATTAAAGAACAAATTATAAACCTACACCGCCAAGCATTACATGCATACCAATTAAGTTTTATTCATCCTCGCACTCAAAAAAATATCACCTTTAAAACAAAGCTACCCAATGATATGCAACAGTTATTAGCGGCAATGAGAACAGACTATGAAATAAGTTTACTGCCTGACAAATAG
- a CDS encoding isochorismatase family protein, producing MEVIVTIVTIDIDVQKGFSSLCPNELPVEDALSIVTELNYQATLSDFRVLTKDAHSSNAVWIVSSPEEMLRPLSYKNANLTWVSHCLVGSEGFETLPGLPMSDEYDFIVYKGLENDMHPYGACYHDLDKKISTGLLEWLSVKDANILLIGGLATDYCVKSTVLQLLEYSKQWKVIVNLAACRGITNKTIELAVEQMRQSGAILVEKTESIREFLK from the coding sequence ATGGAGGTTATTGTGACCATTGTTACCATTGATATAGATGTACAAAAAGGCTTTTCTTCCTTGTGTCCTAATGAATTACCTGTGGAAGATGCCTTATCAATTGTCACAGAATTAAATTATCAGGCAACCCTTTCTGATTTTCGAGTATTAACGAAAGATGCACATAGTTCTAATGCTGTATGGATTGTTAGCTCACCTGAAGAGATGTTACGACCTTTATCCTATAAAAATGCTAATTTGACTTGGGTATCGCATTGTTTGGTCGGGAGTGAAGGATTTGAAACCTTACCAGGGCTACCAATGTCTGATGAGTATGATTTTATCGTTTATAAGGGCTTAGAAAATGATATGCATCCTTATGGTGCTTGTTATCACGATTTGGATAAAAAAATTAGTACAGGTTTACTAGAGTGGTTAAGTGTTAAGGATGCAAATATTTTGTTGATAGGTGGGTTAGCTACAGATTATTGTGTGAAAAGTACAGTACTCCAATTATTAGAATACTCTAAGCAATGGAAGGTAATAGTTAATTTGGCTGCATGTAGGGGTATTACTAACAAGACGATTGAACTAGCAGTTGAACAAATGAGGCAATCTGGAGCAATTTTAGTAGAAAAAACTGAATCAATACGAGAGTTTCTAAAATAA
- a CDS encoding biliverdin-producing heme oxygenase, with translation MSETSALAEILREQTRIEHEKVDNLVNSLEPFLNKENYGKFLQLQEIFHRIVDDIYFDPELNEKIPNLKELARYKKVQEDMQDLGIDKFDIDSLPEPKSVEAIGWLYCAEGSNLGAAFLLKGAKNIGMSETYGARHLSPHPEGRGKHWREFVRLFNTVTDDNEVYQQVVKGAKNAFEYYAQLAKEVFSKK, from the coding sequence ATGTCTGAAACTAGTGCGTTGGCAGAAATATTAAGAGAGCAAACTAGAATAGAACATGAAAAAGTAGATAATCTGGTTAATAGTTTAGAGCCTTTTTTGAATAAGGAAAACTATGGGAAATTTCTACAATTACAAGAGATTTTTCATAGAATTGTTGATGATATTTATTTTGATCCAGAGTTGAATGAAAAAATACCTAATTTGAAAGAGTTGGCTCGATATAAAAAAGTTCAGGAAGATATGCAAGATTTAGGTATTGATAAATTTGATATTGATTCTTTACCTGAACCTAAATCAGTTGAAGCCATTGGTTGGTTGTATTGTGCAGAGGGTTCTAATTTAGGTGCTGCTTTTTTACTAAAAGGTGCTAAAAATATAGGAATGAGCGAAACGTATGGTGCAAGGCATTTGTCACCACACCCAGAGGGTAGGGGAAAACATTGGAGGGAGTTTGTTCGATTATTTAATACAGTTACTGATGATAATGAGGTTTATCAGCAGGTAGTAAAAGGTGCCAAAAATGCTTTTGAGTACTATGCACAGTTAGCAAAAGAAGTGTTTTCAAAAAAATAG
- the greB gene encoding transcription elongation factor GreB → MTTLKANKNYMTPTGWKYLKNELYHIVHHERPKIVEIINWAASNGDRSENGDYIYSKRRLREIDKRIRYLTKRLEIAEVIDPELREKTEQVFFSATVTIRREDDSIQTISIVGTDEIDLQKGKISWISPLAKALIGNFSGDKVKLTTPEKEEYITIKNVQYIKIE, encoded by the coding sequence ATGACTACTTTAAAAGCTAATAAGAACTACATGACACCAACAGGTTGGAAATATTTAAAAAATGAGTTATATCATATTGTTCACCATGAACGTCCTAAAATAGTAGAAATTATCAATTGGGCAGCAAGTAATGGGGATAGGAGTGAAAATGGTGACTATATATACAGCAAAAGACGTCTACGCGAAATTGATAAGCGTATTAGATATCTAACCAAAAGGTTGGAAATAGCTGAAGTGATCGATCCAGAATTGAGAGAAAAGACTGAACAAGTATTTTTCAGTGCCACTGTTACCATCAGAAGAGAAGATGATTCCATTCAGACGATATCTATCGTAGGAACAGATGAGATAGATTTACAGAAAGGAAAAATATCTTGGATTTCTCCGCTAGCAAAGGCCTTAATTGGAAATTTTTCAGGAGATAAAGTTAAGCTGACTACACCAGAAAAAGAAGAATATATTACTATCAAAAATGTTCAATATATAAAAATAGAATAA
- the speG gene encoding spermidine N1-acetyltransferase: MSDEHSSSQVVLRSLERVDLPYVHKLDNNQSVMRYWFEEPYAAYVELEELYDKHIHDQSERRFILEHNDQKIGLVELMEIDYIHRSAEFALIIAPEHQGKGYAKEAVYLISDFAFSVLNLHKLYLVVDEENKKAMYIYENAGFIKEGRLVDEYFSNGSYHTVIRMAMFQEDFFRRQKMKTTQKNIS, translated from the coding sequence ATGTCGGATGAGCATAGTTCAAGTCAAGTAGTTTTAAGATCATTAGAACGAGTTGACTTACCATACGTGCATAAATTAGATAATAACCAAAGTGTTATGAGATATTGGTTTGAAGAGCCTTATGCGGCTTATGTTGAATTAGAAGAATTATACGATAAACATATTCATGATCAATCTGAAAGACGGTTTATACTGGAACACAATGATCAGAAAATTGGCTTAGTAGAATTAATGGAGATTGACTATATTCATCGTTCTGCGGAATTTGCGTTGATTATTGCTCCTGAACATCAAGGCAAAGGTTATGCCAAAGAGGCTGTCTATTTAATTTCAGACTTCGCCTTTTCAGTTTTAAACTTACACAAATTATACTTAGTGGTGGATGAAGAGAATAAAAAAGCTATGTATATTTATGAAAATGCAGGCTTTATTAAAGAAGGCCGACTGGTTGATGAGTATTTTAGTAATGGCAGTTACCATACTGTTATTCGTATGGCTATGTTCCAAGAAGATTTTTTTAGAAGGCAGAAAATGAAAACCACTCAGAAAAATATTTCTTAA
- a CDS encoding DUF3298 domain-containing protein: MQKQHLLTISLMYLMLLACQPKDSDVNNTDNLPINEQTTYPNKIQKAQPITLKLNGQRCQSIDKEKYCDEIIIRTDSFKNVGLNNYVYQTITGSENKLDKDLKTALTDYIKNQLKELTFQQKDTGTGLYTEQSSDDFQLVNNNANFAFFKHEYTAYTGGIHPNTSVHNLVIDPKSYNDILLDNMFLPNGQDKLWQLQQDAILQTLLSIGDASEQDVKELMSSWDIKLNKNWGFDNNNLLFTYSPYEAAPYSYGVIDIAIPKEKLKDIIQPKYLDMIFNDSNHSKDRKNQ; this comes from the coding sequence ATGCAAAAACAACATTTGCTTACTATTAGTTTGATGTATTTGATGTTATTAGCTTGTCAACCTAAAGATTCAGATGTGAATAATACTGATAATCTACCCATAAATGAGCAAACTACTTATCCAAATAAAATTCAAAAAGCTCAGCCAATAACATTAAAATTAAATGGCCAAAGATGCCAATCTATTGATAAAGAAAAATATTGTGATGAAATCATTATTCGAACTGATAGTTTTAAAAATGTGGGGTTAAATAATTATGTTTACCAAACTATTACAGGAAGCGAAAACAAACTAGATAAAGATTTAAAAACTGCACTAACTGACTATATCAAAAATCAACTAAAGGAATTAACTTTTCAGCAAAAAGATACTGGAACTGGTCTTTATACTGAACAAAGTAGTGATGATTTTCAATTAGTTAACAATAATGCCAACTTTGCTTTTTTTAAACACGAATATACTGCATACACAGGAGGTATCCACCCTAATACTTCTGTGCACAATCTAGTTATTGATCCTAAGTCTTATAATGATATTCTTTTAGACAATATGTTCTTACCCAATGGGCAAGATAAGCTGTGGCAATTGCAGCAAGACGCTATATTGCAAACGCTATTATCAATAGGAGATGCGTCAGAACAAGACGTTAAAGAATTAATGTCCAGTTGGGATATTAAATTAAATAAGAATTGGGGTTTTGATAACAATAATTTACTCTTCACCTACTCTCCCTATGAAGCTGCACCTTATTCTTATGGCGTAATTGATATTGCCATTCCAAAAGAAAAACTAAAAGATATCATCCAACCTAAATATCTGGACATGATTTTTAATGATTCTAACCACAGTAAAGACAGGAAAAATCAATAA
- the uvrB gene encoding excinuclease ABC subunit UvrB → MEIIQVPHSPFKLHQKFSPSGDQPSAIQNLISGLKNGLTSQTLLGVTGSGKTYTMANVIAKTGRPAIILAHNKTLAAQLYSEMREFFPENAVEYFVSYYDYYQPEAYVPSRDLFIEKDSSINEHIEQMRLSATKNLIQRNDVIIVATVSAIYGIGDPKEYSQMMLFLKDNLKISQKEIISQLIMMQYQRGDIDFKRGNFRVRGDIIDIYPAENSETAVRVFMFDDEIEKIVTFDPLTGAIKQRIGRYSIFPSSHYVTPRNTILRACNRIKSELKERVEFFHKKHKIVEAQRIEQRTKFDLEMLYEMGFCKGIENYSRHLTGKQAGEPPPTLLNYLHPDTIMFIDESHVTIPQISSMYKGDAARKQNLVDYGFRLPSACDNRPLKFDEFEQLMPQTIFVSATPAKYEEEHASQIVEQVVRPTGLIDPQIIVRPVNSQVDDLLSEINQRVQKNERVLVTTLTKRMAEQITDYYNELGIKVRYLHSDIDTIERVEIIRSLRLGEIDVLVGINLLREGLDIPEVSLVAVLDADKEGFLRSHKSLIQTIGRAARNEHGVAILYADKITESIKLTINETNRRREKQIKYNEINGIVPQQIKKEIKDIIDGVYYHDEKKNKTKPISQSVDMIKEIERLEKEMLAKAKNLQFEEAALIRDQMNAIRENLFFMVE, encoded by the coding sequence ATGGAAATTATTCAAGTGCCCCATAGCCCTTTTAAACTACATCAAAAATTTTCACCCTCTGGTGATCAACCAAGTGCTATTCAAAATTTAATATCTGGCTTAAAAAATGGGTTAACATCTCAAACGTTACTTGGTGTCACAGGCTCAGGAAAAACCTACACCATGGCCAATGTCATTGCAAAAACGGGAAGACCCGCGATCATTCTTGCACATAATAAAACGCTAGCAGCACAACTATACTCTGAAATGAGAGAGTTCTTCCCAGAAAATGCAGTGGAATATTTCGTTTCTTACTATGACTACTATCAACCAGAAGCCTATGTTCCTTCTCGAGATTTATTTATTGAAAAAGATTCAAGTATTAATGAACACATCGAACAGATGCGTTTATCTGCTACTAAAAATCTGATTCAAAGAAATGATGTTATTATTGTTGCTACAGTTTCTGCTATTTATGGGATTGGTGACCCAAAAGAATATTCACAAATGATGTTGTTTCTGAAAGATAACCTAAAAATATCTCAAAAAGAAATTATTTCACAACTAATTATGATGCAATATCAACGTGGTGATATTGATTTTAAACGGGGTAACTTTAGAGTCAGAGGTGATATTATCGATATATACCCTGCTGAAAATTCTGAAACTGCAGTACGTGTGTTTATGTTTGATGATGAAATAGAAAAAATAGTAACTTTTGATCCTTTGACAGGTGCAATCAAACAAAGAATTGGTCGTTACTCGATTTTCCCATCTAGTCATTATGTCACTCCCAGAAATACCATTTTAAGAGCATGTAACCGTATAAAATCTGAATTGAAAGAAAGGGTCGAATTCTTTCATAAAAAACATAAAATTGTTGAAGCACAAAGAATAGAACAAAGAACTAAATTTGATTTGGAAATGCTTTATGAAATGGGCTTTTGCAAAGGTATTGAAAATTACTCTAGACATCTAACTGGAAAACAAGCAGGTGAACCTCCTCCTACACTGCTGAATTATTTACATCCAGACACTATAATGTTTATTGACGAAAGCCATGTCACTATTCCACAAATTAGTAGTATGTACAAAGGTGATGCGGCTCGTAAACAAAATTTAGTTGACTATGGCTTCAGATTACCCTCCGCTTGTGATAATCGACCCTTAAAATTTGATGAATTTGAACAATTAATGCCTCAAACAATATTTGTTTCGGCGACTCCTGCCAAATATGAAGAAGAACATGCTAGTCAAATAGTAGAACAAGTAGTAAGACCGACAGGTTTAATCGATCCTCAAATCATTGTTCGCCCTGTTAACTCACAAGTTGATGACCTACTAAGTGAAATCAATCAACGGGTACAAAAAAATGAAAGAGTTTTAGTAACTACTTTAACCAAACGCATGGCCGAACAAATTACCGATTATTACAATGAACTAGGCATAAAAGTCCGATATTTGCACAGTGACATTGATACAATAGAACGTGTGGAAATCATTCGTAGTCTTAGACTTGGAGAAATTGATGTGCTGGTTGGAATCAACCTCCTAAGAGAAGGACTAGATATACCAGAGGTGTCCTTAGTAGCAGTATTGGATGCTGACAAAGAAGGTTTTTTGAGAAGTCACAAAAGTTTAATCCAAACTATTGGCCGAGCTGCAAGAAATGAACATGGGGTAGCAATTTTATATGCCGATAAGATAACTGAATCAATAAAATTAACTATCAATGAAACCAATAGACGTCGTGAAAAGCAAATTAAATACAATGAAATCAATGGTATTGTTCCTCAACAAATTAAAAAGGAAATTAAGGATATTATCGATGGTGTTTATTATCATGATGAGAAAAAAAACAAAACCAAACCAATTTCTCAATCAGTAGATATGATTAAGGAAATTGAAAGACTTGAAAAAGAAATGTTGGCCAAAGCAAAAAATCTACAATTTGAAGAAGCTGCTTTAATCAGGGATCAAATGAATGCCATCAGAGAAAATTTATTTTTTATGGTTGAATAA
- a CDS encoding cation:dicarboxylase symporter family transporter: MNYILIIVFYLVLFLMYWFLPEKWSLSRKILLGLVIGLVFGLVLQAISPLVFESINLKKTQEWFDIVGKGYVTLLRMVVTPLVFISVLSAITKLYDVGSLGKMAFISIGLLLLTTAIAAVVGIFYALVFNLNAENLVQGVRESSRLATLQNNHINQIIDLSIPEWILSLLPQNPFLDMEAARPTSIISIVIFAVLLGISALKVMETNTTQGKFLFDCIDLVQIWVMKLVRLILQLTPYGVMALMTSMVVTANKNDIYQLGSFIVASYLAIISMFLIHGLLLAVVKISPIRFFQKVNPVLAFAFSSRSSAACIPLEIETQTRKLGVPQSIASFVSTFGATIGQNGCAGIYPAMLAIMIAPTVGINPLDGWWLLTLVIITMLSSIGVAGVGGGATFAALIVLTTINLPITIVALLISIEPLIDMGRTALNVSGIMTVGTLTSKILNIWQKDTFDNHTA; this comes from the coding sequence ATGAATTATATTTTAATTATTGTCTTTTACCTTGTGCTCTTTTTAATGTATTGGTTCTTACCTGAAAAATGGAGTCTATCTAGAAAAATACTTCTAGGTCTAGTGATAGGACTGGTTTTTGGTTTGGTTCTACAGGCAATTAGTCCATTGGTATTTGAAAGTATTAACTTAAAAAAAACACAAGAATGGTTCGATATTGTTGGTAAAGGTTATGTTACTCTATTACGAATGGTAGTTACACCATTGGTGTTTATTTCTGTTCTCTCTGCTATTACGAAACTATATGATGTTGGCTCATTAGGGAAAATGGCTTTCATTTCCATTGGCTTACTTTTATTGACCACTGCTATCGCTGCGGTAGTAGGCATTTTTTACGCTCTGGTATTTAATCTAAATGCTGAAAATTTGGTACAGGGTGTTCGTGAAAGTAGTCGTTTAGCTACACTGCAAAATAACCATATCAATCAAATTATTGATCTATCTATTCCTGAATGGATTTTATCTTTATTACCCCAAAATCCTTTCTTAGATATGGAGGCTGCAAGACCTACTTCCATTATTAGTATTGTTATTTTTGCTGTTCTATTAGGAATTTCTGCCCTAAAAGTTATGGAAACCAATACCACACAAGGAAAGTTCTTATTTGACTGCATTGATCTGGTTCAAATATGGGTCATGAAATTAGTTCGGCTTATTCTACAATTAACACCTTACGGTGTAATGGCCTTAATGACGTCCATGGTTGTCACAGCCAATAAAAATGATATTTATCAACTAGGTAGTTTTATTGTTGCCTCTTACCTAGCCATTATAAGTATGTTTTTAATACATGGCTTATTATTGGCTGTAGTAAAAATATCCCCTATCCGATTTTTTCAAAAAGTAAATCCAGTGTTAGCTTTTGCCTTTAGTAGCCGTTCTAGTGCCGCTTGCATTCCCTTAGAAATAGAAACCCAAACTCGAAAACTAGGTGTGCCACAATCAATTGCAAGTTTTGTATCCACATTTGGCGCTACCATTGGACAAAATGGTTGTGCTGGTATTTATCCTGCAATGTTGGCGATTATGATAGCACCTACTGTTGGCATCAATCCATTAGATGGTTGGTGGCTACTAACTCTAGTTATTATTACAATGTTAAGCTCAATTGGTGTTGCGGGTGTTGGTGGTGGTGCTACATTTGCTGCTTTAATTGTCTTAACTACCATCAATTTACCCATTACTATAGTTGCACTCCTAATATCAATAGAACCATTAATTGATATGGGAAGAACAGCTCTTAATGTTAGTGGTATTATGACTGTCGGTACTCTTACTTCGAAGATACTCAATATCTGGCAAAAAGATACTTTTGACAATCATACTGCTTGA
- a CDS encoding M3 family peptidase, with protein MMEARQEITRIKSINSVDWGDVMDPLTEALEKVGRAWGVVTHMNSVKDTQSWRNEYNKMIPFVSKFYTEVSQDLELFEIFKKIKKNNFDNLTNEQQAKLKHDLRDFELSGACLQVEERNMFAELNSQLSMLASQFSQNVLDSTESFSLYFEEEADLKGIPKSDLDLFQRTAQEHGNKGYHIKLQLPYYLSVMKFAENRELRKKIHYAYSTRASELFDKGQWDNTGNINQILVKSEQQAKLLDYPDYASMSLATKMADDSDQVIEFIRDIVTKAKPVAMLEIQELEQFAKDDLGLDELLPWDIAFVSEKLRERKYAFSEEEVKKYFESNQVIEGLFKLINELYGVYFEEEKRPVWNPDVKYFRLLKNEQEIGSVYMDLYARSGKKSGAWMNDYCGRWKKSNRIQLPIAYLVCNFTPAPKQEKNYLNHEEIITLFHEMGHCLHHLLTQVDELGVSGISGVEWDAVELPSQFMENFAWEFDVLEAMSQHQETGETLPRNLFDKMRQAKNFQVGMFLLRQMEFALFDMQIYSQNKQPCNWDNIMQEVRKEISVVPQADYNRFAQSFEHVFAGGYSAGYYSYIWAQVLSADVYSAFLESGNRAETGRKFWQEILSKGGARPAMQSFIAFRGRRPKVDPLLEQLGLLDGGYCDHCYH; from the coding sequence ATGATGGAAGCTCGCCAGGAAATAACCAGAATTAAAAGTATTAATTCGGTTGATTGGGGAGATGTTATGGATCCTCTAACAGAAGCTTTGGAAAAAGTTGGTAGGGCATGGGGGGTAGTTACTCATATGAATTCTGTAAAGGATACGCAGAGTTGGCGAAATGAATACAATAAGATGATTCCGTTCGTTTCAAAATTTTATACCGAGGTATCACAGGATTTAGAATTATTTGAAATTTTTAAGAAAATTAAAAAAAATAATTTTGATAATCTTACCAATGAACAGCAAGCAAAGTTAAAACATGATTTAAGAGATTTTGAGTTATCAGGGGCTTGCCTACAGGTAGAAGAGAGAAATATGTTTGCGGAACTGAATTCGCAGTTATCCATGTTGGCTAGTCAGTTTAGTCAAAACGTTTTAGACTCAACAGAGTCTTTTAGCCTATATTTTGAAGAGGAAGCAGACTTAAAGGGAATTCCTAAAAGTGATCTAGATTTGTTTCAACGTACAGCTCAAGAGCATGGAAATAAGGGCTATCACATAAAACTTCAATTACCCTATTACTTGTCAGTAATGAAATTTGCTGAAAATAGAGAACTACGAAAGAAAATACATTATGCTTATTCAACAAGAGCAAGTGAATTATTTGATAAAGGTCAATGGGATAATACTGGAAATATTAATCAAATATTAGTTAAAAGTGAGCAACAAGCAAAATTATTAGATTATCCTGATTATGCCAGTATGTCTTTAGCGACTAAGATGGCTGATGATTCAGATCAGGTTATTGAATTTATTAGAGATATTGTCACTAAGGCCAAACCTGTGGCGATGTTGGAGATACAGGAATTAGAACAGTTTGCTAAGGATGATTTAGGTTTGGATGAATTATTACCTTGGGATATTGCTTTTGTAAGTGAAAAATTGAGAGAAAGGAAGTATGCTTTTTCAGAAGAAGAAGTTAAAAAGTATTTTGAATCCAATCAAGTTATTGAAGGGTTATTCAAATTAATTAATGAGTTATATGGTGTTTATTTTGAAGAAGAGAAACGACCAGTCTGGAATCCAGATGTAAAGTATTTTCGATTGTTAAAAAATGAGCAAGAAATAGGTAGTGTGTATATGGATCTGTATGCTCGTAGTGGTAAAAAAAGCGGTGCTTGGATGAATGATTATTGTGGAAGATGGAAAAAATCTAATCGAATTCAGTTACCGATTGCCTATTTAGTTTGTAATTTTACGCCTGCTCCAAAACAAGAAAAAAATTATCTGAATCATGAAGAAATTATTACTTTATTTCATGAGATGGGACATTGTTTGCACCATTTGCTAACACAAGTTGATGAATTGGGGGTGTCAGGTATTTCTGGAGTGGAGTGGGATGCTGTTGAATTGCCAAGTCAATTTATGGAAAACTTTGCTTGGGAGTTTGATGTATTGGAAGCTATGTCTCAACATCAAGAAACAGGAGAAACTTTACCTAGAAATTTGTTTGATAAAATGCGACAAGCGAAGAATTTTCAGGTAGGAATGTTTTTGTTAAGGCAGATGGAATTTGCTTTATTTGATATGCAAATTTATTCACAGAATAAACAACCGTGTAATTGGGATAACATCATGCAAGAGGTACGCAAAGAAATTTCTGTTGTACCACAGGCCGACTATAATCGTTTTGCTCAATCTTTTGAGCATGTTTTTGCAGGAGGGTACAGTGCAGGTTATTACAGCTATATTTGGGCACAAGTATTATCTGCAGATGTTTATTCAGCATTCCTAGAATCGGGTAATAGAGCAGAAACGGGCAGAAAATTTTGGCAAGAAATATTATCTAAAGGGGGAGCTAGGCCTGCAATGCAGTCATTCATCGCTTTTAGAGGTAGGAGACCAAAAGTGGATCCGCTCTTAGAACAGCTAGGTTTATTAGATGGAGGTTATTGTGACCATTGTTACCATTGA
- the bamD gene encoding outer membrane protein assembly factor BamD, which produces MKKVLLGVVLMALLASCASTEKVDKDAQLTNGWSVEQLYTEANDELTSKNYVRAIKLYDILIGRYPYGRFAEQAMLDKAYAYYRYEEKELALATIAEFQKLYPKHPRMDYVLYLKGLAEFDQKNESFLDRLSDQNWAERDPKSAKKSYQVFQELVTQFPDSQYVFDAKQRMHDLVEAMGGHEIAVARYYYKMGAFVAAANRAQTVLNDYKNTSHIEEALAIMMSCYQRLDQENLASDSRRLLELNYPESAFLVKGQWFDRNLKNPWQITKDAFSRATEMFKIDNHEQQVQDQI; this is translated from the coding sequence ATGAAAAAAGTACTTTTAGGGGTTGTTTTAATGGCCTTATTGGCTTCTTGTGCCAGCACAGAAAAAGTAGATAAAGATGCTCAACTTACTAACGGCTGGTCTGTAGAACAATTATACACGGAAGCCAACGATGAGTTAACTAGTAAAAATTATGTTAGGGCAATTAAGTTATATGATATTTTAATTGGGCGTTACCCTTACGGACGTTTTGCAGAGCAGGCAATGTTGGATAAAGCCTATGCTTATTATAGATATGAAGAAAAAGAACTGGCTTTGGCAACTATTGCTGAGTTTCAGAAATTATACCCAAAGCATCCTCGTATGGATTATGTATTGTATCTCAAAGGGTTAGCTGAATTTGATCAGAAAAATGAGTCTTTTTTAGATCGTTTATCAGACCAGAATTGGGCAGAAAGAGATCCAAAATCTGCTAAAAAGTCTTACCAAGTGTTCCAGGAATTGGTTACTCAGTTTCCTGATAGTCAGTATGTATTTGATGCTAAACAAAGAATGCACGATTTAGTGGAGGCAATGGGTGGTCATGAGATAGCTGTTGCAAGGTACTATTATAAAATGGGGGCTTTTGTCGCAGCTGCCAATCGTGCTCAGACTGTTCTAAATGATTATAAAAACACGTCACATATTGAAGAGGCATTGGCCATTATGATGTCTTGTTATCAGAGATTAGATCAAGAAAACTTAGCTTCTGATTCACGTCGCTTGTTAGAACTAAATTATCCTGAAAGTGCCTTTTTGGTAAAAGGTCAATGGTTTGATAGAAATTTAAAAAACCCATGGCAAATAACCAAAGATGCTTTTAGTAGAGCAACTGAGATGTTTAAAATAGACAATCATGAGCAACAGGTTCAAGATCAAATATAA